A region from the Arachis ipaensis cultivar K30076 chromosome B01, Araip1.1, whole genome shotgun sequence genome encodes:
- the LOC107648665 gene encoding uncharacterized protein LOC107648665, giving the protein MGFGIRWRTWVKECVTTASMSVLINGSPSKPFKMERGLRQGDSLSPFLFVLVADVLHRMVDEAVRNGCISPLLLGSDNIELSHLQFTDDTILFCPQETETLVNYKRLLRCFELMSGLSINFDKSSLISVNCEKEWMTNMCGLLGCAEATLPIRYLGIPLGANPRLVKTWKPIIDKVEDKLSLRKAKSLNKAGKLVLIKSVLNSMSVYYLSLYKMPKVVAERIIGLQRRFLWSKEDGNNGIPLVK; this is encoded by the coding sequence ATGGGTTTTGGTATTAGATGGAGGACGTGGGTGAAGGAATGTGTGACTACAGCGTCTATGTCAGTGTTGATTAATGGGTCaccatccaagccgttcaagaTGGAGAGAGGTCTGAGACAAGGAGATTCTCTTTCTCCTTTTCTGTTCGTTCTTGTCGCTGACGTCTTGCACAGGATGGTGGATGAGGCAGTCAGGAATGGGTGCATTTCTCCATTGTTGTTGGGGAGTGACAACATAGAGTTGTCGCATCTCCAATTTACAGATGACACCATATTATTTTGCCCACAGGAAACGGAGACACTAGTGAACTATAAAAGACTTCTGCGTTGTTTCGAGCTGATGTCTGGCCTgagcattaactttgataagtcaaGCTTGATTTCGGTTAACTGTGAGAAGGAATGGATGACAAATATGTGTGGTTTGTTGGGATGTGCTGAAGCTACTTTACCTATCAGATACTTGGGAATTCCTCTAGGTGCAAATCCTCGGTTGGTGAAAACCTGGAAACCAATCATTGACAAGGTGGAAGATAAGCTGAGCCTAAGGAAAGCGAAGTCTCTCAATAAAGCTGGTAAGCTGGTTCTCATAAAATCTGTTCTTAATAGCATGTCAGTATACTACTTAAGCTTGTATAAAATGCCAAAGGTGGTTGCAGAAAGGATTATAGGATTACAAAGAAGGTTTTTATGGAGTAAAGAAGATGGGAATAATGGTATACCTCTTGTGAAATAG
- the LOC107648675 gene encoding uncharacterized protein LOC107648675: MGELHYFLGIQVTKTKEGGLILSQEKYVGDLLAKTGMTGCKPCTTPLPSSVKLSTFGGPVFTNPRLYRSVVGSLQYLTVTRPELSYCASKVSQFLQHPLEEHWRLVKRVLRCVSGTLTYGL, encoded by the coding sequence ATGGGAGAACTTCACTACTTTCTAGGCATTCAAGTCACAAAAACTAAGGAAGGAGGCTTGATTCTGTCACAAGAAAAATACGTTGGAGACCTTCTTGCTAAAACTGGCATGACTGGGTGCAAACCTTGCACCACACCACTACCCTCCTCTGTCAAGCTATCTACATTTGGTGGGCCTGTCTTCACTAATCCACGGCTTTACAGATCCGTAGTTGGAAGTTTACAATATCTCACTGTCACAAGACCTGAGCTATCATACTGTGCCAGCAAGGTTTCTCAGTTTTTGCAGCATCCTTTGGAAGAACATTGGAGATTAGTAAAACGTGTGTTAAGATGTGTTAGTGGAACACTCACTTATGGCCTGTAG